gttttcagTCCTGCAGTTGAGGCTTCAGCAAAGAAGAACCCGGGAGCAGCTGGTGGATCAGGGCATCATGCCACGTGAGTACCATCAGGGCCAGGTGTCCATCACTCACCACGATGACAATGGAGCATGGGCGGGAACATGACAACAAACGGAGTGTCTCATAAATGAGATTATGAATGTATTtgcccattttttttaaaaataaacatcatttGTCCTAAATATCTGTTAATGAAAAACGTTCGGTGTTGCAGCTCTGAAGAGCCCGGCAGCTTTCCATGGGCAGATTCGCAGCTTGGAGAGAGCCAGGGTAGGTCAagtagtttgttttaaatgtggacTTGAAAATCAGCCTTTAGTACAGACTGTTCATTATCCGTCTTTGTCTTCAGACTGAGAATTTCCTCAAGCACAAGATCCGCAGTCGTCCAGAAAGAGCAGAGCTGGTCAGGATGCACATCCTGCAAGGTACCTGGGCACAATGGTTCTCACAATGTATATGTTGTGCATCATCTAGTGTTCTCGAAGCAGCTTTAGATCAAGCATTTGAGTAAGAAAACTATGTCTAGATTTGAATGGAATTGGCAGCAGTCAAGATGttatgaataaatatttacttGTCCAGCACCATAGACGATCAGTCAAAAAGCTGACAGTAGTATACAGAGGGGCATATACTCAACCTGTTACctttccccctcccccccttagAGACCGGAGCAGAGCCCTCACTTCAGGCCACCCAGATGAGACTGAAGCGAGCCCGACTGGCCGACAACCTGAACGAGAAGATCGCCCAGAGACCCGGCCCCATGGAGCTGGTCGAGAAAAACATCCTGCCGGTTGATTCCAGCGTAAAACAGGCCATCATCGGTGAGAGCCAGTGATGATAAAAAATGACTACTGCCTTCAGGGAGAAGCATTTGACTTAGTGGCCATGCAGGGGAGAGATGATGATAAAGTACTGGCTTTTTTCTCCTAGTAGGCCAGGTGAATTATCCCAAAGTCCTGGATGAAGACAGCAGCGAGGCCTTGTCCCCAGagcagccagccagccaggAGTCTCAGAGCTCCATCCCCTCTCCTGCGGAGAGCAGAGTGCCAGAGACACCCTCTCCAGTCCtagcacctcctcctcctcctccacccctacACAACACCGTGCTGCAGGTCAGACACAGGGTTAGCACCACTTGTCTTCATGCATGCTTGCCCCTAAAACTTGGGCCTCACATAAGTTCAGAGTTTGCATTTCAGGCATGAGTGtcatttttgtgtcattttcttCAGGCATTCCCAGTTTCTCCACAAACAGCAGCTGACTTTGTGAAGGTGGTCTCCATCAATGAGCTGTCTTCCAGCCGCCCAGCTATCACAACAGCCGCTTCCTCAAAACCAGGCCCGACACTGGTGAAAGTAAGGGCACTTTTTTTCCGCCCACTTCTCTAACATCACCTCTGTCTGTACGAACCGCTGGACAAACCTGTATGTTGTCTGTTTCCTCATGCTACAGCAAAGCCAGCAGAAGACTCCCTCAGAGAAGAGCCGCAGTAAGAAGAACAAAGAGCCCAAATCCCGGGTGAAAAAGCTCAAGTACCACCAGTATGTTCCTCCAGACCAGAAGCAGGAGCCCAGTGAAGTCCCCATGGACTCCTCTTACGCCCGACTActgcaacagcagcagctgttcCTCCAGCTGCAGATCCTCAGCCAGCAACAGCAGCACTACAACTACCAGACCATACTACCTGCACCCCTCAAGTACGTGTATCACACATcacaactaaaaataaatatcaatcaGGGATGTGATTCTTCCAGAATTAGCCAGAGCTTCAGATTTTCTGACCTGAAACGCCGACCCATGAGACGTTAATTATCCATATGGATGTTAGACGATGTTTAGCTGGAACTTAATATGCTGATTTGAAAAAGGACGGCTGTGTGCCATCTTTCCGTTTGTTGATTGTTAACCATGCTGCGAACATACTCCAAAGTACCGTAGGAAGTCTCCATTAGCAGGCGGCTAATAACACAGATGTGTTGAAGGATAATATTATGTGTCAGTTACAGACAGCTGTCTGCTATGATGCTGCAGAGGTCAAGCACCTCAGTTATTgtttcctgatttaaaaaaacaaaactgccaTGCATAACTAAATAATGACATTGTGATTTATTTCCATTCATATTGATCGGGTTATAAACAGCTGGCAGCAGAGCGACTCATCTGTCTTCTCACACTGTTTCCATGCAGGCTGGCCTAAGTGAGTTACTATGACAACAGGGATGCACCTTGTCTGTCAGTTAAACTTTCTCCGTTAACTCTCCGTTCTGCTGCCGTACAGTACTTCAATTCTGGAAAAGGCTTCAacctattttttgttttgttttgttatttttgcaaTCTATTTAGATTTCCCCAGAACAGTCCAGTACTTTGTAAATGAAGAAAGATATATGGATGTATTCTTGATGTGAGCCTGTACcagatgcaaaaataaaaaggttacatctaagagaaacaaaagacaccAAGAtgacaaaatatcaaaaatgatgcagaaaaccCATAAATGCAGCTGTGGTCACACTAGCATCTAAATTATGAGTTATATATTTGTGCTGCTTAATCTTCGATGCACGCTGCGcccttctctctgctttttttttttttgtccattgcCAATCAAACGCCTTAATAATGGTGTTGAATTGTTTCCCCTCTTTGTCTGTACCACtacagtattttctttaaaaaaagcacaccAACATATTTTCCCTTTCAAATGGTTTGGCCTCTCTCCCAAAGAGTTAATCTGAAAAATGCCCTGAAAGCAAtccaaatgttgttttcaaCGACCCATTTGATTGTCTCCAATAGCTCGTCTGCAACTAATGATATGAATAAGTAACAGGATGTTGTTTCACCTGCTGCTGTCGTTcttaatgtcctcacagcagcagcatggaCAAGCTGCCTTTAAACTGTGCTGGCGCTCTGTTGTTTGGTGTAGGCGCAGGATGGATGCTCTGCTCATATGAGCAACAGATTTCcgttttttctttcctgtctttctcatttctctctctcttcaacaGTATCTTCTTTGTCTaccttcccccctcctcttccccctctttctgtttcctgtttatcCATTGTGTAGATCATTTCCTGAAGTTATGacctcattgtttttttttcttccccctctgTAGATCTGTGGCGGAGGGGCAGAGCAGCAATGGCAGCACCCTGCCAACCTCCATCATGGTGTCTCTGCCCGCTGCACCTCAACCTCCCCCCGTGGCTCGTCCAAACAACTCGCTCTCCAACCGCAGGCTGGGGGTCCTGCCTGCCAACCTGGAGGAGATGAAGGTATTTTGGAAACCAACGTGCACCGGCAAACACTTTGCATGGATCAGCAcgctgagagagagaagaaatgaaagtgtgtgtgaatgtaggCTAAAGGGGGATTTTAATCAGCTGTATGAAGACATCTCACAGATACAACAGGAACATTTCCATAGAAACATGACTGATCCTCACAAGATCTGAGAGGGGTTTGGCTTTTTATTGAACAAGtttgaataattatttttttcctctttattttagCTTTGATAAACTCTGATTACCTTTGTTTTATCTTGAATATTTTACCACTTTTACTAAcatcttttgtattttaaaatggttGTTTTCAACTGAAAACAATAGGCTGTTTATCAGTTGAGTGAAAAAAGTCCTGTGAAGAGTAAAGTGGGTTCAGGGTGAAGGGGCCGATGAACTGAAACATGTCAGTCTGCCACACGTTTTtaactgtttgtgtttacctTCTGAACTCTTCAGAGGACTTTTTCACTCAACTGATAAACACATCTAGCCTTTCCTTGTGTCATTCCACCTGTTTGCTGGTTAACTTGATTGAGGACCCACGCAGCGCTCACAATCATTGATgttttgacatgttttattttgtgttttaccGTGCACAGAGCCAGGTTATCTGTATCCCCATTTTTCCAGTTTTTGTGCTGAGCTAATTTCAGCTGGTTGTAGTGTAATATATTCAACCAACAGACATGAAAGGGGTTTCATTGTCTGATCGTACATGTAGGGCCTCCCCAAAAAAGGTcaacaaatcaaatcatcaaCTTCAACTCCAACTTGAACAGTCAGtatcaatagaaaaaaaaagaaggaacaaATAGTTAAAGCCAAATGTGATTCTACTGACAAACTTCTGTGACCGACGCAGCTCTAAAACTTTCAACAACAAAAGGacaatgtttgaattttttgttgattaaataaatgatgtgatgatgtttttatttgtctaggTGGCGGAGCTGAAACTGGAGCTGAAGCTGCGCGGTCTCCCCGTGTCAGGAACAAAGACTGATCTGATAGAAAGACTGAAGCCTTTCCAGGACAACACCAGCATCTCTGCTCCTTCCACCATCACTGCCCCTTCCACGACCACCCTCTCCTCCATGCCCATGGAGGTCACCTCCACCAACACCGCCCCTACTATAATCCTTCCAATCCAGCAGGTAGCTGCAGGGAGTGTTAAATCCACACCGCCGGTCTCACCCAATCCCACTGATCGCTCCACCCTGCAGCAGGATGGAGGCATGTCGGAGGGACCCACCGAGACTCCGATGAGCGCCGGCTGGGCAGATCCAAGCTCCTCACCTCTCCACTCTTTCCGAGTCCCGGAGGAGAAGGACAGGAGGCTCCATGAGAAGGAGCGGCAGATAGAGGAGCTGATGAGGAAGCTAGAGCAGGAGCAGAGgctggtggaggagctgaagatgCAGCTGGAGGTGGAGAAGAGGACAGGCACCACAGACTGTGCATCTCTGTCTCCCATACTCACCACTGTACCTACCATGACCCCTGGTCCTGCTCTTCTGAACTCAAACGTAGTAAAACTGGAGGGTACAGTCCTATCAAACTGTTCCTCCACCACAGCTTCAATCCCAAACTCCATCCTGGGCTCCCaatctctctcccctctgccaACTGTGGTCAAGTTGGAGGATGTGACTGTGTCCTCCGGCAAGCCGATCCAACTTCAGCCCCAAACCCAGCTCATCGCCCAAATCCAGCCACAAGCCCAGTCCCAAGTGACCACCAGCCCTCAGATACTCCCCCAGTCACAGAGAAGCCCCAAACCCCAGTCCCAGCCTGCAGCCCCCAGCCTGCAGCAGTTCTTCATCAGCCACACAGGCCGCGTGTCCCAGGTGCTGGGTCAGCCTCAGACCTTGTTGACCACAGGCCAGGCTGGAACCCAGATCCTCCTCCCAGTCTCACTACCCAACAACACTACTGCGATCCAGCTGCCAAACAACACTGTTAGCCTGCAGGTACgctaaataaaacagacagatacgttatgttgtgttgttataAAAGCtggatgtaaacacatttttttataaataatcaACTCCTAACGACCCATCACTCATCCCTCAGCCGGTTCTTCAAGCCACAGTCTCCAATCCAGGCCTGGTCCAGACTTCAGTTCCTCAACTGAGAACCACTAACATGGAGACGACACCCAACAAGCACATGAACAACCGCAACCCACTGATGCAGGTCAGTCACAACACATAATGTCCTTGCTAAAACGACGGtgatatcattttattttactgtcaatgaatatgttgttttatttctggaTTGATAGTCAATGTGTTGGACGGCAGAATGTCAGAAATGAGGTGAAACTGTCCAATTTCTCACAACATctattttgcttttaaaaataacctcaacataaaagaaaatgtcaacattgaCAAGACATGAGGCTCATCTCCTCTCACTCCTAGAACTCCGACTGAGAGATTGACAGAAGTGTGTGTTAGTAAATTATGTCCTATTTGCTCTACTTTCACTTcctcctgttaaaaaaaaaaagcccacatTGTTTTTGTCTCCGATGATGTCATTCCCATTATACATGATGAACTGATGTGAGACTCTGTCTGGTGTCCTCACAGACTCTGACTATGTGCAATAACACGTCGGGTTTGGAGAACCAGACTAGGCCTGATATGAATCCCCAGTGTTTCCTGAGAAGTTCCCCGGAGAGCAGGGTCTCTCCTCGGGCTTCACCCAACCACCACATCTCCAACGGACCATTCAATAAGGTATCAGTGCAGAGTTATTACTGGAGGGTTAAAGctagctttttttatttggggACATTTtatgaactcaatagtgtttgCTTCTTACAGAGGATTCTGagttctgcctgtttttttgctctctcttttattctcaCAGTCATCCTCTCCTCAGTCTACCTTCATCCTTCAGCCCACCTCCCTGGTTTCTCAGCCTCCGAAAACAAAAGAGCCTCCTCGCTATGAGGAGGCTGTCAAACAGAGCCGCAACATGCACGTCAACAACGTTTCACAGGTTAGAAATGCACCAGCCGcagctcaacacacacacacacacacactcagctacATTATCCTTCAGAAtattaaaaaagtgttgaaagcTATTAATCTATTTTTGAGTCTTCCAGCCTtgaggatttgttttttttctttctatggTTTCTTAACCTTTTTTTGACTGTCTTTTCAGGTTCCCACGGCAACCAGCCAGCAAATGGATGATTTGTTCGACATTCTCATAGAGAGTGGAGGTAAGGAGTCATACACCGACAGAACAAGCATGAATCAATGTAGTCTCAGGAAAATGCTGCAGCAGTGGTTTCTCTTTGGTACATCAGTACTAGAGATTATAACTTATCTCAGCCTATCAGAGGCGTCTAAAAGTAGTTTAAAGAAACTGAATGAGAAGGAACAACAATACAGTAAATATACTGTGCTTAATGTGTCTTCATTCACAAGTGTGTGCAAACCGTACAAATGGTTCAAATAGTAAATTAATTTGTGGATGTGtataaaatataaagtaaaGGATTAACTGTTAAACTGTTTAGCACAGAATCATTGATTGATGGTCATAATGTTGACATAaagccccgtgtccacctagtgtttttttttttttggagcaccagcgtcttttttcaattgttttcaatgagtagagagcgttctcagcagaaagcagctgcctggagaaaaagtgcaGAGCCCAGCGTCTTTTCGTCCAGCTCTCTGcctttttgtgcggccgctccaaattttcaagttgaaaatctttcatctTTTCAGGGTTGCTGTTGACATCACCGGCGCCCcttttctaaatgtataatattttttgtattttagcCGCCTatggatcgtgtcttgtactcacatcctctttgctccgtgtctgatcaggaaataaataatctaaaataaaaaacatgcagtgcaaagtaacggagcagtgtcggtcaaaGAGCGGCCGTtgttaacagactgttgtcTTAGAGACAGGATGGACTTGCAGTGCTTTTCATCTCGctgcacaaacgcttcatgctaGCACTCCGGAGCGCACagtcagcgcttttctgcctggaaaaaacCACTTTTCCTGTGAGAATTTAGTTTCAGTTATTTCATTCAAAGAAACTCTCATTGGTGGAACCCTCATAATaatctacattttttaattccctGTTGTCCTTTTGCAGAGATCACTCCATTCATCCAGCATGACCCCTCAGTGTCTCTCACTAAGACCCACCCAGTCACAGCGAACATCACCACCCTGCCCGTCAGCACCGCCATCTCCAGGCCACCTCCGCAGATCCAGCTGGCCCCTCCCCCGACCCTGAGCCCCGTCATTGGTCAGAACATGCCCAGCCTCTCCTCACTGGCCTCAGACAACCAGCTGGAGGCCTTCCTGGAGCGCACACTGGCCGACACCACGGCATCATCAGACCCGCGCACGCAGGGCCTAATGCTGGAGCTGCAGGCACAGCTGATGGAGCAGCAGCCCTACTCGCCAATGGACACGTCAGATCTGTCCTTCTGCGACTCCTCCTCGCCGCCCTCCTCCCTCAACATGGGACTGACGGACCCCGGCCTGGACAACATGGAGTGGCTGGACCTCACCATGCCACCGGGTCCAGCTGGGGCGCTCACACCACTCGGGATACCTACGGACTTCCTGGATTCACACGACCTGCAGCTGCACTGGGACTGACGGGGGGACGGCTGAAAGAAAAGATCCAGAGAAAGGAGTTGCAGAGCCACAGAAAGGATTTATGGATGGATAAcaagaaaggaggagaaaaaggagactGCAAAGATGAAATGGTttcaagcaaaaaaagaaagaaagaaagaaagcaaaataAGGAGGAAAAGTGGCATTCCTGTACCATCTCTCTCTGCACAGACCATCCATACCACCTGTAAAATTCCCACTTTACTACAATAAGAAGTGCTGTACAGGCAGTGCACTTAAGTGAAACTACGAGCAGGAGTTTgcacagctttaaaaagaggTCTCCTGACGTCACTCACGGGATTTTAAACGTGATTTTAAGGATGATTTGCAGATATAAGAAGACAGAGCCAAATATCACTGGTAGCATGGACTGTTTGTAAATACACTTTAACCCACACTAAgggccgttttcacatatgcactccccAAAAACTTCGGGACACTGTCTCAGACGCGAGGGGGGGAAAAGAAGACCcagaagcaacagagtccgctacacactGCTATAATGAAATGATTTGCCTTCATATCTATGCTACAGTACGTGTAGTTCtaagaatcacaatatcaacaaaagagcaaagaagaacatactggagatcAGAAAcaataatgcagccgtttaattacgcgCATACCGGTCGCATGCAGGCAGTCTGGTCGAGCACTGAtcgcagggaataaacgtcaccgctccctcgaggtgaattctccagcaGCGTTCCCACATCAGCTCATTTAGACTTTCTGTTAGAAAAATACAAGGGGGCTGTTTTGTGCAATTTGCAAACAAAGCTCAATACACCTGAACTTTGTCTCGGGACAGTGAGCCAGAATAGAATCAATGGCTGATATTTTCCTGACTGTTTCTGCTGGAAGTCTTTTGCCCGGCTGGCTTTCAGTTTGAACACTGTGTCTGTTTTACTCTGTGAGCACAGTAGCAGCATTTGAAAGTGTTCCCTAAAAACTTCTGGAGTTATCCAGACATGAAGCCGTCTGTTCTGCTGAAGCACACTGTGCCATTCGGCATATCAAAGCTACGTCAAAGCACAATGACTGTGTGACAAGAGTGCAGAAGAAACCCAGTTAGATTGAATAATTCTAGGACATTAGGTCCTCTTTATTACACGTTTGAAGCTGGCCTTGGACAGCTACGTTTTATCACTACAGGTTCTGATCCTGACCACTGGGAAGTCTTAGACTGACTGGGGGTCTGGGATGCTCTATCCTGTCTTGGTGCTGgacaaatcaaatgtttaagTTCCCTTTAAGTCTAACGCACGAGTCAGCCAATTTTTAAAGCGACCCCCAGCTGAGAGGAGGTGAAGCCTCTTTTCTCACTGGTCCACTCTAAACATTCTGATGATGATAGACGACATGTTTGCTGACTAATCTGATGTGTTGTATCAGATGTGACTGTTTTCTTCTGACCCAACACGACCCGGCTGGTCAAGCCGATGAACCAATGACtgtaaagaacaaaaacactcgACTTCAGTCGGGCGACGAGAGGAGCGAGCTCCTCCGCCTCACGTGAGAGCTATgcactaaaaaaataaaaaaaaggcgcCTCATCCACCTCAGAACAAGGAAATGTGAACTTTGCATAAAACAAGGTGTTTGCTCATATGAAGTGATC
The genomic region above belongs to Labrus bergylta chromosome 21, fLabBer1.1, whole genome shotgun sequence and contains:
- the mrtfba gene encoding myocardin-related transcription factor B isoform X1, coding for MEPQASQGQLGIEGDCGMLNLLLPSPQSEAVTHEMEELSLQPLPPLNERKNVLQLRLQQRRTREQLVDQGIMPPLKSPAAFHGQIRSLERARTENFLKHKIRSRPERAELVRMHILQETGAEPSLQATQMRLKRARLADNLNEKIAQRPGPMELVEKNILPVDSSVKQAIIVGQVNYPKVLDEDSSEALSPEQPASQESQSSIPSPAESRVPETPSPVLAPPPPPPPLHNTVLQAFPVSPQTAADFVKVVSINELSSSRPAITTAASSKPGPTLVKQSQQKTPSEKSRSKKNKEPKSRVKKLKYHQYVPPDQKQEPSEVPMDSSYARLLQQQQLFLQLQILSQQQQHYNYQTILPAPLNWQQSDSSVFSHCFHAGWPKSVAEGQSSNGSTLPTSIMVSLPAAPQPPPVARPNNSLSNRRLGVLPANLEEMKVAELKLELKLRGLPVSGTKTDLIERLKPFQDNTSISAPSTITAPSTTTLSSMPMEVTSTNTAPTIILPIQQVAAGSVKSTPPVSPNPTDRSTLQQDGGMSEGPTETPMSAGWADPSSSPLHSFRVPEEKDRRLHEKERQIEELMRKLEQEQRLVEELKMQLEVEKRTGTTDCASLSPILTTVPTMTPGPALLNSNVVKLEGTVLSNCSSTTASIPNSILGSQSLSPLPTVVKLEDVTVSSGKPIQLQPQTQLIAQIQPQAQSQVTTSPQILPQSQRSPKPQSQPAAPSLQQFFISHTGRVSQVLGQPQTLLTTGQAGTQILLPVSLPNNTTAIQLPNNTVSLQPVLQATVSNPGLVQTSVPQLRTTNMETTPNKHMNNRNPLMQTLTMCNNTSGLENQTRPDMNPQCFLRSSPESRVSPRASPNHHISNGPFNKSSSPQSTFILQPTSLVSQPPKTKEPPRYEEAVKQSRNMHVNNVSQVPTATSQQMDDLFDILIESGEITPFIQHDPSVSLTKTHPVTANITTLPVSTAISRPPPQIQLAPPPTLSPVIGQNMPSLSSLASDNQLEAFLERTLADTTASSDPRTQGLMLELQAQLMEQQPYSPMDTSDLSFCDSSSPPSSLNMGLTDPGLDNMEWLDLTMPPGPAGALTPLGIPTDFLDSHDLQLHWD
- the mrtfba gene encoding myocardin-related transcription factor B isoform X4 produces the protein MEPQASQGQLGIEGDCGMLNLLLPSPQSEAVTHEMEELSLQPLPPLNERKNVLQLRLQQRRTREQLVDQGIMPPLKSPAAFHGQIRSLERARTENFLKHKIRSRPERAELVRMHILQETGAEPSLQATQMRLKRARLADNLNEKIAQRPGPMELVEKNILPVDSSVKQAIIGQVNYPKVLDEDSSEALSPEQPASQESQSSIPSPAESRVPETPSPVLAPPPPPPPLHNTVLQAFPVSPQTAADFVKVVSINELSSSRPAITTAASSKPGPTLVKQSQQKTPSEKSRSKKNKEPKSRVKKLKYHQYVPPDQKQEPSEVPMDSSYARLLQQQQLFLQLQILSQQQQHYNYQTILPAPLKSVAEGQSSNGSTLPTSIMVSLPAAPQPPPVARPNNSLSNRRLGVLPANLEEMKVAELKLELKLRGLPVSGTKTDLIERLKPFQDNTSISAPSTITAPSTTTLSSMPMEVTSTNTAPTIILPIQQVAAGSVKSTPPVSPNPTDRSTLQQDGGMSEGPTETPMSAGWADPSSSPLHSFRVPEEKDRRLHEKERQIEELMRKLEQEQRLVEELKMQLEVEKRTGTTDCASLSPILTTVPTMTPGPALLNSNVVKLEGTVLSNCSSTTASIPNSILGSQSLSPLPTVVKLEDVTVSSGKPIQLQPQTQLIAQIQPQAQSQVTTSPQILPQSQRSPKPQSQPAAPSLQQFFISHTGRVSQVLGQPQTLLTTGQAGTQILLPVSLPNNTTAIQLPNNTVSLQPVLQATVSNPGLVQTSVPQLRTTNMETTPNKHMNNRNPLMQTLTMCNNTSGLENQTRPDMNPQCFLRSSPESRVSPRASPNHHISNGPFNKSSSPQSTFILQPTSLVSQPPKTKEPPRYEEAVKQSRNMHVNNVSQVPTATSQQMDDLFDILIESGEITPFIQHDPSVSLTKTHPVTANITTLPVSTAISRPPPQIQLAPPPTLSPVIGQNMPSLSSLASDNQLEAFLERTLADTTASSDPRTQGLMLELQAQLMEQQPYSPMDTSDLSFCDSSSPPSSLNMGLTDPGLDNMEWLDLTMPPGPAGALTPLGIPTDFLDSHDLQLHWD
- the mrtfba gene encoding myocardin-related transcription factor B isoform X3 — translated: MEPQASQGQLGIEGDCGMLNLLLPSPQSEAVTHEMEELSLQPLPPLNERKNVLQLRLQQRRTREQLVDQGIMPPLKSPAAFHGQIRSLERARTENFLKHKIRSRPERAELVRMHILQETGAEPSLQATQMRLKRARLADNLNEKIAQRPGPMELVEKNILPVDSSVKQAIIVGQVNYPKVLDEDSSEALSPEQPASQESQSSIPSPAESRVPETPSPVLAPPPPPPPLHNTVLQAFPVSPQTAADFVKVVSINELSSSRPAITTAASSKPGPTLVKQSQQKTPSEKSRSKKNKEPKSRVKKLKYHQYVPPDQKQEPSEVPMDSSYARLLQQQQLFLQLQILSQQQQHYNYQTILPAPLKSVAEGQSSNGSTLPTSIMVSLPAAPQPPPVARPNNSLSNRRLGVLPANLEEMKVAELKLELKLRGLPVSGTKTDLIERLKPFQDNTSISAPSTITAPSTTTLSSMPMEVTSTNTAPTIILPIQQVAAGSVKSTPPVSPNPTDRSTLQQDGGMSEGPTETPMSAGWADPSSSPLHSFRVPEEKDRRLHEKERQIEELMRKLEQEQRLVEELKMQLEVEKRTGTTDCASLSPILTTVPTMTPGPALLNSNVVKLEGTVLSNCSSTTASIPNSILGSQSLSPLPTVVKLEDVTVSSGKPIQLQPQTQLIAQIQPQAQSQVTTSPQILPQSQRSPKPQSQPAAPSLQQFFISHTGRVSQVLGQPQTLLTTGQAGTQILLPVSLPNNTTAIQLPNNTVSLQPVLQATVSNPGLVQTSVPQLRTTNMETTPNKHMNNRNPLMQTLTMCNNTSGLENQTRPDMNPQCFLRSSPESRVSPRASPNHHISNGPFNKSSSPQSTFILQPTSLVSQPPKTKEPPRYEEAVKQSRNMHVNNVSQVPTATSQQMDDLFDILIESGEITPFIQHDPSVSLTKTHPVTANITTLPVSTAISRPPPQIQLAPPPTLSPVIGQNMPSLSSLASDNQLEAFLERTLADTTASSDPRTQGLMLELQAQLMEQQPYSPMDTSDLSFCDSSSPPSSLNMGLTDPGLDNMEWLDLTMPPGPAGALTPLGIPTDFLDSHDLQLHWD
- the mrtfba gene encoding myocardin-related transcription factor B isoform X2, with protein sequence MEPQASQGQLGIEGDCGMLNLLLPSPQSEAVTHEMEELSLQPLPPLNERKNVLQLRLQQRRTREQLVDQGIMPPLKSPAAFHGQIRSLERARTENFLKHKIRSRPERAELVRMHILQETGAEPSLQATQMRLKRARLADNLNEKIAQRPGPMELVEKNILPVDSSVKQAIIGQVNYPKVLDEDSSEALSPEQPASQESQSSIPSPAESRVPETPSPVLAPPPPPPPLHNTVLQAFPVSPQTAADFVKVVSINELSSSRPAITTAASSKPGPTLVKQSQQKTPSEKSRSKKNKEPKSRVKKLKYHQYVPPDQKQEPSEVPMDSSYARLLQQQQLFLQLQILSQQQQHYNYQTILPAPLNWQQSDSSVFSHCFHAGWPKSVAEGQSSNGSTLPTSIMVSLPAAPQPPPVARPNNSLSNRRLGVLPANLEEMKVAELKLELKLRGLPVSGTKTDLIERLKPFQDNTSISAPSTITAPSTTTLSSMPMEVTSTNTAPTIILPIQQVAAGSVKSTPPVSPNPTDRSTLQQDGGMSEGPTETPMSAGWADPSSSPLHSFRVPEEKDRRLHEKERQIEELMRKLEQEQRLVEELKMQLEVEKRTGTTDCASLSPILTTVPTMTPGPALLNSNVVKLEGTVLSNCSSTTASIPNSILGSQSLSPLPTVVKLEDVTVSSGKPIQLQPQTQLIAQIQPQAQSQVTTSPQILPQSQRSPKPQSQPAAPSLQQFFISHTGRVSQVLGQPQTLLTTGQAGTQILLPVSLPNNTTAIQLPNNTVSLQPVLQATVSNPGLVQTSVPQLRTTNMETTPNKHMNNRNPLMQTLTMCNNTSGLENQTRPDMNPQCFLRSSPESRVSPRASPNHHISNGPFNKSSSPQSTFILQPTSLVSQPPKTKEPPRYEEAVKQSRNMHVNNVSQVPTATSQQMDDLFDILIESGEITPFIQHDPSVSLTKTHPVTANITTLPVSTAISRPPPQIQLAPPPTLSPVIGQNMPSLSSLASDNQLEAFLERTLADTTASSDPRTQGLMLELQAQLMEQQPYSPMDTSDLSFCDSSSPPSSLNMGLTDPGLDNMEWLDLTMPPGPAGALTPLGIPTDFLDSHDLQLHWD